One Novosphingobium sp. EMRT-2 DNA segment encodes these proteins:
- a CDS encoding TonB-dependent receptor plug domain-containing protein: MASAALLCSGTAFAQEATPQANDQTGSATEALAEDIVVTATKKGYGESVQKVPMAVTAFGEAQLDAKFVQNLQSLSYDVPNVQLEDVGTAPGYANFTIRGLGINSTIPSIDPTVGVFTDGIYLGINAGVVLDNFDLEGIEVLRGPQGLLFGRNVTGGAVVVRTTRPSFDFGAKAKLSIETGLKKTVSGTVTGPIVDDVLAAKLAVYYSDDNGWFRNRFDNRSFGKSHDLIIRPALSLKGGDRFRMDLRYEHGDVESDGAPVQSHALFPATASGFRSISQVSMMPNGTRRSWKPTSMSVWAKASSPTSLAIGNSDPPRALISMEHHSPSFMPFSKSTRINSATNFVMPEGSVTSN; encoded by the coding sequence GTTGTGCTCGGGAACAGCATTTGCCCAGGAAGCAACGCCCCAGGCGAACGACCAAACCGGGAGCGCCACGGAAGCGCTGGCTGAGGACATTGTCGTTACCGCCACCAAAAAGGGCTATGGCGAAAGCGTGCAGAAAGTACCGATGGCGGTCACGGCTTTTGGTGAAGCGCAGCTGGATGCCAAGTTCGTCCAGAATCTTCAAAGTCTGAGCTACGACGTTCCCAACGTCCAGCTCGAGGATGTGGGTACGGCACCGGGCTATGCCAATTTCACTATCCGGGGCCTCGGCATCAACAGCACGATCCCATCGATCGACCCCACCGTAGGCGTTTTCACTGACGGTATTTACCTCGGCATCAACGCTGGTGTCGTGCTGGACAACTTCGACCTTGAGGGGATCGAAGTTCTGCGTGGACCGCAAGGCTTGCTTTTCGGTCGCAACGTTACCGGCGGTGCCGTGGTTGTGCGGACCACGCGGCCCAGCTTCGATTTTGGAGCCAAAGCCAAGCTATCCATTGAAACGGGACTGAAAAAGACCGTAAGCGGCACGGTTACCGGACCTATCGTCGATGACGTTTTGGCTGCCAAATTGGCCGTCTACTACAGCGACGACAATGGCTGGTTTCGCAACCGCTTCGACAATCGCAGCTTCGGTAAATCACATGACCTTATCATTCGCCCGGCACTTTCGCTCAAGGGTGGCGACCGCTTCCGAATGGATCTCCGCTATGAGCATGGCGATGTCGAAAGCGATGGAGCCCCTGTCCAGAGTCACGCGCTGTTTCCCGCGACAGCTTCAGGTTTTCGATCAATTTCCCAGGTTTCTATGATGCCAAATGGGACCAGGCGATCGTGGAAACCAACATCGATGTCGGTCTGGGCGAAGGCGTCTTCACCAACATCGCTGGCTATCGGAAATTCCGATCCTCCGCGGGCGCTGATATCGATGGAACACCACAGTCCTTCTTTCATGCCTTTTTCGAAATCGACCAGGATCAACTCAGCGACGAACTTCGTTATGCCGGAAGGTTCGGTGACGTCGAATTGA